In Citrus sinensis cultivar Valencia sweet orange chromosome 4, DVS_A1.0, whole genome shotgun sequence, one DNA window encodes the following:
- the LOC102624141 gene encoding uncharacterized protein LOC102624141 isoform X2: MGSVDDRTFKVNFSADGVAKLRDGVKDKLKEFMGDYTDDTLVEYVIVLLRNGRRKEEARNELNVFLGDDSTSFVSWLWDHLDSNLNLYVQPEESQRHEASEIKPTLGDHAGKIDSSLLDSESERGKSNKLSRSRHNREWKGLVRDLDEPPPPLRRFEAENTHFEEKTHRIVTRARDSPSPPRQKFQKKRSRHEERQHSKREVGQSTIDAPRRLLQFAVRDAVGTTRPSNSGKEPSLKRLRSVVSTSTGESEAIERPRRIRSVATVPNPLATVIKAVAEAAEDVKRIKSGGSVFDRLGRGMDVSDMADEPPEFGEAVVEDDEYGSFSRIQEQTGSAYYDRCDYSRQHDGNMTMLENEPALAFDSMSDNEGYDDINVTGHRVTDVCQSGSSDASKGDFMMMHYNVAKNADYEMQLTQNKDQDQPVAVEIEARNGKPGLQLMKENSNLVTVGNGNAKPTVRIHKESEKALPSVSGLYTAGRPQEDADSRTIFISNVHFAATKDSLSRHFNKFGEVLKVVIVTDAATGQPKGSAYVEFMRKEAADNALSLDGTSFMSRILKVVKRSAAHQDTAPLMTWGRGARGSPYTAARFTRAPFPRGIHGAFRPHLPIKPGARSLQWKRDAQASPSDSGAQVPGNSVPSPTARSLTYIRPELKTYGSSGTT, translated from the exons atgGGAAGCGTGGATGATCGGACATTTAAGGTTAATTTCAGCGCCGATGGAGTGGCGAAGTTGAGAGACGGAGTCAAAGATAAACTCAAAGAATTTATGGGCGATTACACTGACGATACACTCGTG GAATACGTTATAGTTTTACTGAGAAATGGCAGGCGCAAGGAGGAAGCAAGGAATGAGTTGAATGTGTTTTTGGGGGATGACAGCACTTCTTTCGTATCTTG GTTATGGGATCATCTGgactcaaatttaaatttgtatgtTCAGCCCGAGGAATCTCAGAGGCATGAAGCATCAGAAATAAAACCTACATTGGGGGACCATGCTGGGAAGATTGATTCTTCCCTCCTGGATTCAGAGTCCGAAAGAGGAAAGTCTAATAAATTATCGAGGAGTCGACACAATAGGGAATGGAAAGGATTAGTGAGGGATTTGGATGAACCACCCCCACCTCTCCGGAGATTTGAGGCTGAGAATACCCATTTTGAGGAAAAAACACATCGCATAGTCACTCGTGCCAGAGACTCTCCTTCGCCTCCTCGACAAAAAttccaaaagaaaaggagCAGGCATGAGGAGCGGCAGCACTCAAAG AGGGAAGTGGGTCAATCAACCATTGATGCTCCCCgacggttacttcagtttgcAGTTCGAGATGCGGTGGGAACTACAAGGCCATCTAATTCAGGAAAAGAACCTTCACTGAAGCGCCTTCGTTCTGTGGTGTCAACATCTACTGGAGAATCAGAAGCGATTGAACGTCCTCGGAGGATTCGGTCAGTTGCAACAGTTCCAAATCCTTTGGCAACTGTCATTAAAGCTGTGGCAGAAGCTGCTGAAGAtgtaaaaaggattaaatcTGGGGGAAGTGTGTTTGATCGACTTGGTCGTGGTATGGATGTATCAGATATGGCTGACGAACCACCAGAATTCGGAGAAGCTGTTGTTGAAGATGATGAATATGGAAGCTTTAGCCGAATTCAGGAGCAAACCGGTTCAGCATATTATGATAGATGTGACTATAGTAGACAACATGATGGGAACATGACAATGTTAGAAAATGAACCGGCATTGGCCTTTGACTCTATGTCTGACAATGAAGGGTACGATGATATCAATGTTACGGGCCATAGAGTCACAGATGTTTGTCAATCTGGATCATCTGATGCAAGCAAGGGTGATTTTATGATGATGCATTACAATGTAGCCAAAAATGCTGATTATGAAATGCAATTAACGCAGAACAAAGATCAGGATCAGCCTGTTGCGGTG GAGATTGAGGCACGTAATGGAAAACCTGGCTTGCAACTAATGAAGGAGAATAGCAACCTTGTTACAGTTGGTAATGGAAAT GCTAAACCTACCGTACGTATTCATAAAGAATCTGAAAAGGCACTGCCATCTGTTTCTG GTTTATATACTGCTGGTCGTCCTCAAGAGGACGCTGATTCTCGAACCATTTTCATCAGCAAT GTTCATTTTGCAGCTACCAAGGATAGTCTTTCACGTCATTTTAATAAGTTTGGGGAGGTTCTGAAAGTGGTTATAGTCACTGATGCTGCAACAGGGCAACCAAAAGG GTCAGCTTATGTGGAGTTCATGAGAAAAGAGGCGGCAGACAATGCATTAAGTCTGGATGGAACCTCCTTTATGTCTCGGATTTTGAAG GTTGTGAAGAGAAGTGCTGCTCATCAGGACACTGCTCCCCTCATGACTTGGGGCCGGGGTGCACGGGGTTCTCCATATACTGCAGCTAGGTTTACCCGAGCTCCTTTCCCTAGAGGCATTCATGGGGCATTTAGACCTCATCTTCCTATTAAACCTGGTGCCAGAAGTTTGCAGTGGAAGCGGGATGCTCAGGCCTCTCCATCTGATAGTGGTGCCCAAGTTCCTGGGAACAGTGTTCCTTCTCCCACTGCTCGTAGCCTCACCTACATCAGACCAGAGCTTAAAACTTATGGGAGTTCGGGTACCACTTAG
- the LOC102624141 gene encoding uncharacterized protein LOC102624141 isoform X1, whose translation MGSVDDRTFKVNFSADGVAKLRDGVKDKLKEFMGDYTDDTLVEYVIVLLRNGRRKEEARNELNVFLGDDSTSFVSWLWDHLDSNLNLYVQPEESQRHEASEIKPTLGDHAGKIDSSLLDSESERGKSNKLSRSRHNREWKGLVRDLDEPPPPLRRFEAENTHFEEKTHRIVTRARDSPSPPRQKFQKKRSRHEERQHSKREVGQSTIDAPRRLLQFAVRDAVGTTRPSNSGKEPSLKRLRSVVSTSTGESEAIERPRRIRSVATVPNPLATVIKAVAEAAEDVKRIKSGGSVFDRLGRGMDVSDMADEPPEFGEAVVEDDEYGSFSRIQEQTGSAYYDRCDYSRQHDGNMTMLENEPALAFDSMSDNEGYDDINVTGHRVTDVCQSGSSDASKGDFMMMHYNVAKNADYEMQLTQNKDQDQPVAVVSASHKMVKISANVNTWKPHQELRVPEADGRKSIQEIEARNGKPGLQLMKENSNLVTVGNGNAKPTVRIHKESEKALPSVSGLYTAGRPQEDADSRTIFISNVHFAATKDSLSRHFNKFGEVLKVVIVTDAATGQPKGSAYVEFMRKEAADNALSLDGTSFMSRILKVVKRSAAHQDTAPLMTWGRGARGSPYTAARFTRAPFPRGIHGAFRPHLPIKPGARSLQWKRDAQASPSDSGAQVPGNSVPSPTARSLTYIRPELKTYGSSGTT comes from the exons atgGGAAGCGTGGATGATCGGACATTTAAGGTTAATTTCAGCGCCGATGGAGTGGCGAAGTTGAGAGACGGAGTCAAAGATAAACTCAAAGAATTTATGGGCGATTACACTGACGATACACTCGTG GAATACGTTATAGTTTTACTGAGAAATGGCAGGCGCAAGGAGGAAGCAAGGAATGAGTTGAATGTGTTTTTGGGGGATGACAGCACTTCTTTCGTATCTTG GTTATGGGATCATCTGgactcaaatttaaatttgtatgtTCAGCCCGAGGAATCTCAGAGGCATGAAGCATCAGAAATAAAACCTACATTGGGGGACCATGCTGGGAAGATTGATTCTTCCCTCCTGGATTCAGAGTCCGAAAGAGGAAAGTCTAATAAATTATCGAGGAGTCGACACAATAGGGAATGGAAAGGATTAGTGAGGGATTTGGATGAACCACCCCCACCTCTCCGGAGATTTGAGGCTGAGAATACCCATTTTGAGGAAAAAACACATCGCATAGTCACTCGTGCCAGAGACTCTCCTTCGCCTCCTCGACAAAAAttccaaaagaaaaggagCAGGCATGAGGAGCGGCAGCACTCAAAG AGGGAAGTGGGTCAATCAACCATTGATGCTCCCCgacggttacttcagtttgcAGTTCGAGATGCGGTGGGAACTACAAGGCCATCTAATTCAGGAAAAGAACCTTCACTGAAGCGCCTTCGTTCTGTGGTGTCAACATCTACTGGAGAATCAGAAGCGATTGAACGTCCTCGGAGGATTCGGTCAGTTGCAACAGTTCCAAATCCTTTGGCAACTGTCATTAAAGCTGTGGCAGAAGCTGCTGAAGAtgtaaaaaggattaaatcTGGGGGAAGTGTGTTTGATCGACTTGGTCGTGGTATGGATGTATCAGATATGGCTGACGAACCACCAGAATTCGGAGAAGCTGTTGTTGAAGATGATGAATATGGAAGCTTTAGCCGAATTCAGGAGCAAACCGGTTCAGCATATTATGATAGATGTGACTATAGTAGACAACATGATGGGAACATGACAATGTTAGAAAATGAACCGGCATTGGCCTTTGACTCTATGTCTGACAATGAAGGGTACGATGATATCAATGTTACGGGCCATAGAGTCACAGATGTTTGTCAATCTGGATCATCTGATGCAAGCAAGGGTGATTTTATGATGATGCATTACAATGTAGCCAAAAATGCTGATTATGAAATGCAATTAACGCAGAACAAAGATCAGGATCAGCCTGTTGCGGTGGTAAGTGCTTCTCATAAGATGGTCAAGATTTCTGCGAATGTAAATACTTGGAAACCTCATCAGGAGTTGAGAGTTCCAGAAGCTGATGGTCGAAAATCTATTCAGGAGATTGAGGCACGTAATGGAAAACCTGGCTTGCAACTAATGAAGGAGAATAGCAACCTTGTTACAGTTGGTAATGGAAAT GCTAAACCTACCGTACGTATTCATAAAGAATCTGAAAAGGCACTGCCATCTGTTTCTG GTTTATATACTGCTGGTCGTCCTCAAGAGGACGCTGATTCTCGAACCATTTTCATCAGCAAT GTTCATTTTGCAGCTACCAAGGATAGTCTTTCACGTCATTTTAATAAGTTTGGGGAGGTTCTGAAAGTGGTTATAGTCACTGATGCTGCAACAGGGCAACCAAAAGG GTCAGCTTATGTGGAGTTCATGAGAAAAGAGGCGGCAGACAATGCATTAAGTCTGGATGGAACCTCCTTTATGTCTCGGATTTTGAAG GTTGTGAAGAGAAGTGCTGCTCATCAGGACACTGCTCCCCTCATGACTTGGGGCCGGGGTGCACGGGGTTCTCCATATACTGCAGCTAGGTTTACCCGAGCTCCTTTCCCTAGAGGCATTCATGGGGCATTTAGACCTCATCTTCCTATTAAACCTGGTGCCAGAAGTTTGCAGTGGAAGCGGGATGCTCAGGCCTCTCCATCTGATAGTGGTGCCCAAGTTCCTGGGAACAGTGTTCCTTCTCCCACTGCTCGTAGCCTCACCTACATCAGACCAGAGCTTAAAACTTATGGGAGTTCGGGTACCACTTAG
- the LOC102623852 gene encoding uncharacterized protein LOC102623852: MAAIASRRFSSRLFKPSSSYLSCASFITHNRNPNPRSSSNSIFSQQNPLDPNSKILYFVSASPLSDPPTCLVPQTPLNPKPINPHLGLIIRSYSYSTANKNHDFLHHQLQSPNPMNYTRSQSKPRFFSEEPQQGQSPSEYPSQNPNFKHQEIEGPTVERDLSALAKETRQVLEEMMKKIYSLSRTVALLGLFQLGIGAWITYITQASPIIEVSMQNVVAFGFPFALALILRRSLKPMYFFKKMEEQGRLQILTLTLQVVKNLNALFARVHGVSLLCIAGLSSGLLFHLLAR, translated from the coding sequence ATGGCCGCCATCGCTTCCCGTAGATTTTCCTCCAGACTCTTCAAACCCTCTTCATCTTATTTGTCGTGCGCTTCTTTCATAACTCATAACCGTAATCCTAACCCTAGATCCTCCTCgaattcaattttctcacAACAAAATCCCTTAGACCCTAACTCCAAAATCTTATATTTCGTTTCAGCTTCACCCTTATCAGATCCCCCTACCTGTTTGGTCCCTCAAACGCCTTTAAATCCAAAACCTATAAATCCCCATCTGGGTCTCATTATTAGGTCATATTCATACTCGACTGCCAATAAAAATCACGACTTTTTGCATCATCAACTACAAAGCCCCAACCCCATGAATTATACAAGATCACAGTCGAAACCCAGATTTTTCTCTGAGGAGCCGCAGCAAGGTCAAAGCCCGAGTGAGTACCCCAgtcaaaaccctaatttcaaGCACCAAGAAATTGAAGGACCAACAGTAGAGCGTGATTTATCAGCTTTAGCTAAAGAAACCAGACAGGTGCTTGAagaaatgatgaagaaaatttaCAGTCTCAGCAGAACCGTTGCCCTTCTGGGTCTGTTCCAATTAGGAATAGGAGCTTGGATTACATACATTACGCAAGCATCACCCATAATAGAGGTCTCAATGCAGAACGTCGTGGCTTTTGGATTTCCATTTGCTTTGGCGCTTATACTGAGGCGATCTTTGAAGCCAATGTACTTCTTCAAGAAGATGGAGGAACAAGGTAGATTGCAGATTCTTACTTTGACACTTCAGGTTGTTAAGAATTTGAATGCTCTATTTGCTCGGGTACACGGGGTTAGTTTGCTTTGTATTGCAGGTTTGTCATCTGGATTGTTGTTCCATTTGTTGGctagataa